The Rhizobium tumorigenes genome window below encodes:
- a CDS encoding aldehyde dehydrogenase family protein: MAPRPSIYIDNIWQPTTGGRTFWAVNPSTEEAFAEFHIASADDVDSAVKAAKKALPAWSTSETSVRVDALNRLLDAYVARTEDLASALAAEMGAPIDFARTSQVGAGANHLRAFIKALQEFHFAEPALVGIENQEILREAVGVAALITPWNWPLNQITLKVGAALAAGCTVVLKPSEVSPVSGQIFAEIVEAANLPKGVFNLVQGTGAVTGAAMVSHPDVDVISFTGSTRAGIAISQAAAPSIKRVSLELGGKSPSIVFADADVEKAVRWTANFCFNNTGQSCNASTRMLVERSVYDRAVNIATEVAEGIVVERADLPGTHIGPLSSKVQYDKVLSCIDQAVGEGVNLVTGGRGRPEHHQHGYFVSPTVFAGVSPEHSLFRDEVFGPVLAITPFDSEEEAIELANDTVYGLSAYIHTEDAAKGKRVARNVRAGMVQLNGSARAPGTPFGGYKQSGNGREGGRWGMEEFLETKLVAG, from the coding sequence ATGGCACCTCGCCCGAGCATTTATATCGACAACATCTGGCAGCCAACGACAGGCGGGCGAACCTTCTGGGCTGTGAATCCGTCCACCGAGGAAGCATTCGCTGAGTTTCACATCGCATCCGCAGACGACGTTGATAGCGCTGTTAAGGCCGCGAAAAAGGCTCTGCCGGCTTGGAGCACCTCCGAAACGAGCGTTCGTGTCGATGCCCTGAACCGGCTTCTGGATGCCTATGTAGCCCGGACCGAAGATCTGGCGAGTGCGCTCGCAGCGGAAATGGGTGCTCCGATCGACTTCGCTCGTACAAGCCAGGTCGGCGCTGGAGCAAACCATTTGCGCGCGTTCATCAAAGCCCTGCAGGAATTCCATTTTGCCGAGCCGGCTCTCGTCGGGATCGAAAACCAAGAAATCCTGCGTGAAGCGGTTGGCGTCGCAGCACTTATCACTCCATGGAACTGGCCGCTCAACCAGATTACCCTGAAAGTTGGCGCGGCTTTGGCTGCAGGTTGCACCGTGGTACTAAAGCCTTCGGAAGTATCGCCAGTGTCCGGTCAGATCTTCGCCGAAATCGTCGAGGCTGCCAATTTGCCAAAGGGTGTTTTCAACCTTGTGCAAGGCACTGGCGCTGTGACGGGAGCTGCCATGGTCTCACATCCGGACGTCGACGTTATCTCCTTTACCGGTTCGACACGTGCCGGCATTGCGATTTCGCAAGCTGCCGCACCAAGCATCAAGCGCGTTTCACTCGAACTGGGCGGAAAGTCGCCTAGTATCGTTTTCGCTGATGCGGACGTCGAAAAGGCTGTGCGTTGGACCGCGAACTTCTGCTTTAACAACACCGGGCAATCGTGCAATGCATCGACCCGCATGCTGGTCGAGCGCAGCGTCTATGATCGTGCGGTTAATATTGCCACGGAAGTGGCAGAAGGAATTGTCGTAGAACGAGCCGATCTCCCTGGCACCCACATCGGGCCGCTTTCATCGAAGGTGCAGTACGACAAGGTCCTGAGTTGCATCGATCAGGCTGTCGGTGAAGGCGTAAACCTTGTCACCGGAGGGCGCGGCCGGCCCGAGCATCATCAGCACGGATACTTTGTCAGCCCGACCGTGTTCGCGGGCGTTTCGCCCGAACATTCTCTGTTCCGCGATGAAGTGTTCGGACCTGTTCTCGCGATCACACCGTTCGATAGCGAAGAGGAGGCGATAGAGCTAGCAAACGACACCGTGTATGGCCTTTCGGCATACATTCACACGGAAGACGCCGCGAAGGGCAAGCGTGTGGCCAGGAATGTCCGAGCCGGCATGGTACAGCTCAACGGTTCCGCGCGCGCGCCTGGCACACCCTTCGGCGGCTACAAGCAGTCCGGCAATGGGCGCGAAGGCGGGCGTTGGGGCATGGAGGAATTCCTCGAAACGAAACTCGTCGCGGGCTGA